GCCGACATTCTCGGCAAGCCGCTCAATTGCGAGCTGATCGACTTCCACTCCAGCCGCCCCGGCCATGACCTGCGCTACGCCCTGAAGGACACCAAGCTCAGCGGCCTGGGCTTCGAATACAAAGTGAGCTTCGACGAATCGCTGCGCCGCGCCGTCTGGTGGAGTTTTACGAACAAGCGCTGGCTCGAGTAATGACGAATGTCTAACGTCGAATGACGAAAGAATGACGAAGCACTAATGACGAATCGCAAGCGGATTTGATCTTCTTAGTCATTCGTGCTTCGTCATTCTTTAGACATTCGTCATTCGTCCTTCAACATTCTTCAAGCATACTCTTGCGTCGTCGGCTTGATGACCAACTCGGCCACGTGCGCTCGCGGCGGCAGGCAGGCGATCATCACCACGGCCGCCGCCACGTCCTCGGCCTGCAAGATTCGCGCGCGATGCTCGGCAGTGACCGGCGTCGGCCGATTGTCGAGGATCGGCGTATCCACCTCGCCCGGATAGATATTCGTCACGCGGATGCCGTTCCGCCCTTCTTCATTCGAAGCAAATGTGCCAAGCGCCGACATCGCAAACTTCGAGGCGGAATACGCCACGCCCCCCAGCCGCAACGCTCGCTTCCCCGCGATCGACGAGATATTGATCACCAGCCCGTCGCGCCGCTCGCGCATCTGCGGCAGCACCGCCTGCAAGCAGTTGAACGCCCCGGTGGCATTGATCGTCACGAGCCGGTCCCATTCCTCGGACGTCGTCTCGGCCAACAAACGATGCACGACATTCAGCCCCGCCCCGTTCACGAGAATATCGATTGGCCCGAGCTTCTCGGCCGCCCATTGAAACAGCCGGGCCACGCTCGCCCGATCGGCCACATCGACGGCGTGCGTCAAGAGCGGCATCGCCCCGCGATATTTCCCGGCCGCCTCGCGCAGCTTCTCCTCGCGCCGTCCAGCGATCGCCACCCGGCATCCTTCATCAGCCAGCGCCGCGGCAATGCCAAACCCGATCCCAGTCGCGCCGCCAGTGACCAGCGCCGTTTTTCCCGATAGTTTCATGTGAAATGATCGTGCGAGTGCTCGGTCTCGTTAAGCGGTTCACTTGCGA
This genomic stretch from Pirellulales bacterium harbors:
- a CDS encoding SDR family oxidoreductase; this translates as MKLSGKTALVTGGATGIGFGIAAALADEGCRVAIAGRREEKLREAAGKYRGAMPLLTHAVDVADRASVARLFQWAAEKLGPIDILVNGAGLNVVHRLLAETTSEEWDRLVTINATGAFNCLQAVLPQMRERRDGLVINISSIAGKRALRLGGVAYSASKFAMSALGTFASNEEGRNGIRVTNIYPGEVDTPILDNRPTPVTAEHRARILQAEDVAAAVVMIACLPPRAHVAELVIKPTTQEYA